Genomic window (Nymphaea colorata isolate Beijing-Zhang1983 chromosome 1, ASM883128v2, whole genome shotgun sequence):
CAATGTCAAGAGAAACCCGAAGTTAATTTCGAAAACTATGGTTTCTTCTATTATTTGATTCCTTATTCATAATTTTACATATATTACACCTACTGTGTATATGCCACATTTTTGGAGAGTCCCTAAGAATGAGATTAGGAATTGGGAATATTAGCATGTGAAATCCTACTTGAGATGCTTTTGCATCTTCCCATACTCATGGTACAGCACAGATCCCTTCTGAAAACGGGATCAGAGTTCTTTTTGTCCTGATTTTTTACCATTGAGTTAAAATAAGAAAGGGCACTTTTTGCAATATTATTAATTAAGCTGAATTTTAAGTGGTTTATTTTGGCAGCTCTCTTATAAACCAGCACCAATTAactaaatctaaattttgaaagagGAATAGAGACAAACTAAAtatagattttctttttattttttgaagaaagGTCTAAACATACTTTCACAGGAGTCAAAATTAGATGCCGGCTGACATGTTTGGCATTTTAATCAAGCATAACGCTGACTAAGGCACAAAAAGCCAGCGTTTGCGCCCCTTGCTGCCTATATATATTCACAACCGTTGGCGTCTATCGGAAACTCTCTCATGCTGGACGCGATGGAGTGGTCTCCCAGCCTAGACAGAGCAAACTCCGTCACCGGAATCCGAAATTGGTGGCAGAGTGACCAGAGAAGTGTCCGACATGGGCACCGGAGCCTGCGGCTCGGCGCCACGGCCGACGCCTGCTGCGGTTGTTGGAGAGCATCACCACCTAAGATGAAGGGCTGGAGGGTCTTGTGGAGGAGAATTAGGAAGGGAAGGTGCAGGATCTTCAACTTCTCCAAGTCAGTCTGTGTTGCTTATGATCCTTATACCTATGCCCAGAACTTTGATCATGGGTTTGCGTCGTTGGAGCCGGACAATCTCAGCCGTTCATTCTCAGCAAGGTTCTCCAGTCGGTCGAGGGATTACCTGGTCAGGATTGATCGAGATTTTGCTTGAGTTTTGTGGCTccgtttcttccttcttcttcttcttcttcttctcgacTCTGCTAGATCTCTCAGGTGAActgtacaaagaaaaaaaagaaagttgaagtGAGCAGATGCGTGTTACGATGACAATTGGTTGTCATTTTTCCCGAGAATGAATAGCGTTTGATAAGTGGGGATATTCTTTGACTGTCTGTTGTCTCTCAAGAGATTTTGACAATTGCTCGTCATTTTTTTCCGATTAGGAGAGCAATTAGTGTTTGACAGGTAGGAATATTCATATTTATCATTTAGCGTACTTGGGTAGTTGTTTGATAGGCAAAAATACTCTTCAGCGTGAAACtatgttttaaaaaacaagttctGTATGCCCCTCAATGCATATAACAAGTGTGCCCGATGTGAACATATTTACCACacttctcctcttttttttcataatgtGCGAGAGCTGATAAAATAGGAATCTATActaaaatttgaggacaaaaagTCTCCAATTATAATAACAAACCGCATTTACAATGTGTGAGAGAGCATAGATAACAAATCCAACCCCTCAATGATAAATAGGGATATCCTAAATAGGCCGAAACCCGTCACCCTTTTCCTTGCCTCGGGTCCAATGAATTCATTTATGAGGAGGGCCACCTCAGACAattattcttccactcaaactAGCTTTTACCATTTGAGTTGGTGATTTTCACAGTTAATGCAAGCGAGAAAAGATATTCAAGCAATCAAACAACCcctaaaaaaaaggaaaagaaaaaaatgtctacTTTGTAGATATTAGACCTGTGTGGAAGCTTAGATATAAAGCCGGCGATGCTCGTTTTAGCGGAGGGCGGTGGGTGTTCGGATCGGACGCAGACAAGCTACTAGGCAACCGTGTTCGGGACATTTAGGTGTTTGCAATAAGGAATTTCTTTCAcctttccatttttcatttttgtccttaaGGAGGTGTTCCTActctttttaacatttttcccTGTTAggaatattttaatcatttcatGCGTACCaacactttccttttttttttttttttttatttattgaggGTCCGAACCATTGTATGGATGTAAACCGTTTGGATCGGATCCAATGATCCAAAAACAACCGAGAATCAGATTCATTGAAAGATTTTCTTGGTGGCTTTGGTTTGTGCAGCTCACGTTCACACCTCGTTTGGATTTGGATGACTTTTCTTGGTCTCAAACAGGCAGCTGTCGCTAACCAGTGATGTTCATAGTTCCGTGTTCATCGCCATATTCTTCCGTGTCTTCAACCATCATCATTATTAGTTTTGGACAAGTATTACTTGACAACATATTCGTCATCCGAGGGATTGATGCAACGGTGTGAAATGAGGATTGGTTGGTggtcaatttttattttgagtgtCAAGGACCTCAACCTCCTGTGCTGCAAAAATGAGATCATCGCGCAACTTGAAGCGCAGATGACCCTTGGAGACACCGAAAACATGCCCTGTACCTTGGGAAGATGGGGTTTGAGTGAGAGTTTTGATTCTCTATTGGGCGGTGTGTGTTCCCCGCTCACCTGGATCACATACTACACCCTTTTGATAAACTGGGACTTCATATAAATTAAATAGGAAAACCAATTGATTTTTTTCGTACCCATTAGGTTGCTAACGGCGTTTGATGCACCCATTAAAACCAATTTGAGGTTGCCGTACAAATTTCACCCGATGCACAGGGCCAATCAAATTTCTAAaaaaccacgttaaattctttcatgccatcaaacaggccctaaaataaaaagaaaatgtgtcttgcatgtttgtaatttttgcatCCCTAATGCATGAATCAAGTTAGAACTCCCATCTTTGAGACATCTGAATTTGAGGGACAATGGAGATTTTGAACTCATGATTCTTGAATAAGTAGAATCTGTCGCAATCAAACACTTATCGAGGTTTAGCTGGAATCAAATTCCAGAGAATATAAATGCTAGCGCCATCAAATCAAACTCTACTATTCACAATCTTAATGGGTCGTTTGGCTGTAGGGATACTATGTGATTATCTCATGATTGCCCCAGAGACTGGGATAGGTTCATTGAACACTAAAATTAGTGTGTCATGAATATGCTCTAATCATCATATGCTCACATAGTGTCCCTACTATCAAACAACCCCTACGGCTAAATTTGTTTTCCCTTGGATATCAAATCAATACTGCATGGTTTCATAACTCAAATCCATAGAACCGACATCCGCCGCCTAAGCTTCAGTCAAcatatcaagaaaaaaaaatggaattggaAATCCTAATAATTGAAGACAAACTATGACCATGAAAAATTGAAGGTGGAAACTCATGGCTAGCCTAATAAGCCAATGGATAAAACTAAAGGACAAAACTCTAGGATTTTTGCCTTCACATGTTGAAAGGAACAATATATAACTGAGATGACTAGTCCCTATTtgggtctttttcttttttttgttgagatTTATATTGTGCAATTGACTGAGTGCACATGATTGAATGAACATGGgtacaaaaaaactttttcattttcttatttcatgctTCCATGAAAAGCAAGTGGATGCAGTGAGACCCCTGTTATCTGATGCAACCCTTCTATTTAAAAACTATAGGTTTATTTTAAAGCTTTCTCTGCACAAGATAGTGCACCAAACTGAAGCAAAAGgaatctttcatttttctgattttatgtGAGAAGTGATTAGCATTAGGGATGTATAGTTTGTGAGTAGAGGTTGTTCTCAACAAAATTGGGTCTACGAAACCGTTCAGTTTGGCAATTGGATCTTGAGTCCAAAATTAGTAGAAATAAAGCCGCGGGTTTGGTATGAGATCACTCATTTTGGCAATTGGATCTTGACCCTCCAAAATTAATAGAAACAAAGCCATGGAGTTTGGATCTTGCCCCATCCATGTCTTTCAAGTCCCATGGGCATCGTCCTTATGCAAGCTAAAGCTAGTGGTACCTTATGCCATCATAAAGGGTTGTTCAGAAATAGTAATAAGATGTTACTTTTCTACAtatttgttcaaaaaattgaaattgaagcAGATTCGCAGTATATTTTTTGAATCGTTCCATTTTTAAGgcagatacatgaaacaataacattcTGTTACTATTCTCAAACCGGCCCTAAAAGACCTCAGACCATTGG
Coding sequences:
- the LOC116246140 gene encoding uncharacterized protein LOC116246140 — encoded protein: MEWSPSLDRANSVTGIRNWWQSDQRSVRHGHRSLRLGATADACCGCWRASPPKMKGWRVLWRRIRKGRCRIFNFSKSVCVAYDPYTYAQNFDHGFASLEPDNLSRSFSARFSSRSRDYLVRIDRDFA